Proteins from a genomic interval of Desulfurobacterium sp. TC5-1:
- a CDS encoding 16S rRNA (uracil(1498)-N(3))-methyltransferase: MRRFKVDGIKGNVAYLRGQEARHVLKVLRLRPGDEIVIFDGSGKEYLAVIEASSTQSVRLKVLEEITINRESPLKTKLFMGLTNRLQKFELALQKATELGVTEIVPVICQRSAFGEKVKDWSGKLRRWNEIVLNASKQCGRAVIPPVKEPVKLRDVEDNSDLRFVLWERGGRSFESFSDVTATSVSLVVGPEGGLDEKEVDFLKDRGFHVIHLGKRILRAETAAIVGLALVQYIWGDLK, from the coding sequence ATGAGAAGATTTAAAGTTGATGGTATAAAGGGTAATGTTGCCTATTTGAGGGGTCAGGAAGCAAGGCATGTTTTGAAGGTTTTGAGGCTTCGTCCTGGTGACGAGATTGTTATCTTTGACGGGAGCGGTAAAGAATATCTTGCTGTTATAGAGGCTTCATCTACTCAGTCAGTGCGGCTTAAAGTTCTTGAAGAGATAACCATAAACAGGGAAAGTCCTTTAAAAACAAAGCTTTTTATGGGGCTTACAAACAGACTTCAAAAGTTTGAGCTTGCACTTCAAAAAGCGACGGAGCTTGGTGTTACGGAAATTGTTCCTGTGATATGTCAGCGTTCTGCTTTTGGTGAGAAAGTTAAAGATTGGAGCGGGAAATTGAGGCGCTGGAATGAGATTGTTTTAAATGCTTCAAAACAGTGTGGACGGGCTGTTATTCCACCTGTTAAAGAACCTGTTAAGCTTCGTGATGTTGAAGATAATTCTGATTTAAGGTTTGTTCTCTGGGAAAGAGGTGGAAGAAGTTTTGAGAGTTTTTCCGATGTGACTGCAACTTCTGTTTCCCTTGTCGTAGGTCCTGAAGGAGGACTTGACGAAAAAGAGGTTGACTTTTTAAAAGATAGAGGTTTTCACGTTATTCACCTTGGAAAGAGAATACTCAGGGCGGAAACAGCTGCTATTGTAGGACTTGCTCTTGTTCAGTATATATGGGGAGACCTTAAGTAG
- a CDS encoding macro domain-containing protein, whose protein sequence is MKNQEVLNLNFNGRKVVVVYGDITEERVDAVVNPANSSLKHGGGVAGAIVRKGGKIIQEESNRIGYLPVGKAVATTAGNLPCRFVIHTVGPIWGEGNEEQKLRSAVRSVLDLASDLGLSSISIPAISTGIFGYPKREGVSVIVDEVFRWLSDNPLAPLKEIRFISIDRETINLFEEAVTDRKI, encoded by the coding sequence ATGAAGAATCAGGAGGTTTTGAATTTAAATTTTAACGGTAGAAAAGTAGTGGTTGTTTATGGTGATATTACAGAGGAGAGAGTTGATGCTGTTGTAAATCCTGCCAATTCCTCTTTGAAGCACGGTGGTGGAGTTGCAGGAGCTATCGTCAGAAAGGGTGGAAAGATTATTCAGGAGGAAAGCAACAGAATAGGCTATCTTCCAGTTGGAAAAGCGGTTGCTACAACGGCTGGAAATCTTCCTTGCCGCTTTGTTATCCATACTGTTGGTCCTATCTGGGGTGAGGGTAATGAGGAGCAGAAGTTAAGGAGTGCTGTCAGGTCTGTTCTTGATCTTGCTTCGGATTTGGGTCTTTCGTCAATCTCTATTCCCGCCATAAGCACGGGGATCTTTGGATATCCAAAGAGGGAAGGCGTTTCTGTCATAGTTGATGAGGTTTTCAGATGGCTTTCTGATAATCCTCTTGCGCCTTTGAAAGAGATAAGATTTATTTCAATAGATAGAGAAACGATAAATCTGTTTGAAGAAGCAGTTACAGATAGAAAAATTTAG
- a CDS encoding aminotransferase class I/II-fold pyridoxal phosphate-dependent enzyme, translated as MPNFQFARIDRLPPYVFAVVNDLKTKLRRAGEDIVDLGMGNPDLPTPKHIVDKLCEAARNPRNHRYSQTKGLFKLREALALWYKRKYDVELDPETEVITTIGSKEGLAHLALTLVNPGDVVMVPTPAYPIHPYSFIIAGGDVRSIPLLTDDGFDEDAFLESIIKAYKESWPRPKVLLLNFPHNPTTACVDIKFFEKIVDFAKENNLLLIQDLAYSEISFDGYVPPSIFQVKGAKDVAVEFYSLSKTYSMAGWRVGFAAGNKDVIHALYRMKSYLDYGMFQPIQIAAIIALKGDQSCVEEYRKIYERRRDVLVNGLNRIGWHVEKPKATMFVWAKIPEKFRSMGSLEFSKMLLLDGKVAVSPGIGFGEYGDEYVRLALVENELRIKQAVRGIKRAFEKYGLRNINV; from the coding sequence ATGCCGAACTTTCAGTTTGCACGTATTGATAGGCTTCCCCCTTATGTTTTTGCTGTTGTTAACGATTTAAAGACGAAGTTAAGGCGAGCGGGGGAAGATATTGTTGACCTTGGTATGGGCAATCCTGATCTTCCCACACCAAAACATATTGTTGATAAATTGTGTGAAGCTGCAAGGAATCCACGTAACCATAGATATTCACAAACGAAAGGCCTCTTTAAATTGAGAGAGGCACTTGCCCTCTGGTACAAGAGAAAGTACGACGTTGAGCTTGACCCGGAAACTGAGGTTATAACGACTATTGGTTCAAAAGAAGGGCTTGCACATCTTGCACTGACCCTGGTCAATCCTGGCGATGTTGTCATGGTGCCGACTCCTGCCTATCCTATTCATCCTTACTCTTTCATTATTGCAGGTGGTGATGTTAGAAGCATTCCACTTCTTACTGATGACGGATTCGATGAAGATGCTTTTTTAGAGTCTATTATAAAAGCTTACAAGGAAAGCTGGCCAAGGCCAAAAGTTCTGCTTCTAAACTTTCCCCACAATCCGACGACAGCCTGCGTTGATATAAAGTTTTTTGAAAAAATTGTTGATTTTGCCAAGGAAAATAACCTTCTACTTATCCAGGATCTTGCCTATTCTGAAATCTCTTTTGATGGATATGTTCCGCCAAGTATTTTTCAAGTTAAAGGAGCAAAAGATGTTGCGGTAGAGTTCTATTCTCTTTCCAAAACTTACTCTATGGCAGGCTGGAGGGTCGGCTTTGCCGCCGGTAATAAAGATGTTATACATGCCCTTTATAGAATGAAGAGTTACCTTGATTACGGGATGTTTCAGCCGATTCAGATTGCAGCTATTATTGCTCTTAAAGGCGATCAATCTTGTGTTGAAGAGTACAGAAAGATATATGAAAGGCGTAGAGATGTCCTTGTTAATGGTTTAAACCGTATAGGTTGGCACGTTGAAAAACCAAAGGCTACGATGTTTGTTTGGGCAAAAATTCCTGAAAAGTTTCGTTCTATGGGCTCTCTTGAGTTTTCAAAGATGCTTCTACTGGATGGAAAGGTTGCCGTGTCACCCGGTATCGGTTTTGGCGAGTATGGTGATGAGTATGTCAGGCTTGCTCTTGTTGAGAATGAACTGAGAATTAAGCAAGCTGTGAGAGGTATCAAGAGAGCCTTTGAAAAGTACGGACTCAGAAATATCAACGTTTAG
- a CDS encoding homoserine dehydrogenase, which translates to MDSVKVGVIGCGTVGSGVVRILLENGDIIEERTGRKIELSMVADRDVEKVKKLGVPEELVVNDGFAVVESDVDIVVELIGGTTVAKDIVEGALKTGKHVVSANKALFASFGKELFSIAAENGVSIRFEASVGGGIPVIKALNEGLIANRIEKILGIINGTANFILTEMTTKGISFEEALRVAGDKGYAEADPSLDVDGIDAAHKIAILASIAYGGWVTIDDVYVKGIRDITPLDIDFAHEFGYRIKLLAVAKPDNGKVEVRVHPAMLPENHILSSVDGVFNACLIEGDFVGPTLYYGMGAGQKPTASAVVADIADIACGRGSSIPVSLLKKDAKIPVKRPGEFVSSFYLRFTAVDKPGVLAKISSILGKFDISIKMALQKSIEFNGGVPVVMTTHEASFETVKAAISEIDELDVIVKPTFLCMIEE; encoded by the coding sequence ATGGATTCTGTTAAGGTTGGAGTGATTGGCTGTGGAACTGTTGGTTCCGGTGTGGTAAGGATACTTCTTGAAAATGGAGATATTATTGAGGAGAGAACCGGAAGGAAGATAGAGCTTTCTATGGTTGCAGATAGAGACGTTGAGAAGGTAAAAAAGCTTGGAGTTCCGGAGGAACTTGTTGTTAATGATGGTTTTGCAGTCGTTGAATCTGATGTTGATATAGTTGTTGAGCTTATCGGTGGCACCACCGTTGCAAAGGATATTGTTGAGGGTGCTTTAAAGACTGGAAAGCACGTTGTCAGTGCAAATAAAGCGCTGTTTGCTTCTTTCGGAAAGGAGCTTTTTTCTATTGCTGCTGAAAATGGCGTTTCGATACGGTTTGAGGCAAGTGTAGGTGGGGGTATTCCTGTTATAAAGGCACTTAACGAAGGTCTGATTGCAAATAGAATAGAAAAAATCCTTGGAATTATAAATGGAACAGCAAACTTTATCCTTACAGAGATGACCACAAAGGGAATTTCTTTTGAGGAGGCATTGAGAGTTGCCGGTGATAAAGGATATGCGGAGGCTGATCCTTCTCTTGATGTTGATGGCATAGATGCAGCACATAAGATAGCAATTCTTGCCTCCATAGCTTACGGTGGCTGGGTGACGATAGATGATGTTTATGTTAAAGGTATAAGGGATATAACACCTCTTGATATAGATTTTGCTCATGAGTTTGGGTACAGGATAAAGCTCCTTGCAGTTGCAAAACCGGACAATGGAAAAGTTGAAGTCAGGGTGCATCCGGCCATGCTTCCGGAGAATCACATTCTTTCGTCGGTTGATGGTGTTTTTAATGCCTGTTTAATAGAAGGAGATTTTGTTGGTCCAACTCTCTATTACGGCATGGGTGCCGGTCAAAAGCCTACCGCAAGTGCCGTTGTTGCGGATATTGCTGACATAGCCTGTGGTAGGGGAAGCAGTATTCCCGTTTCACTTTTAAAGAAAGATGCAAAAATACCTGTTAAAAGGCCCGGTGAGTTTGTTTCAAGTTTTTACTTGAGGTTTACGGCTGTTGATAAACCGGGCGTTCTTGCAAAGATTTCAAGCATTTTGGGGAAATTTGACATAAGTATAAAGATGGCTCTGCAAAAGAGTATAGAGTTTAATGGTGGTGTTCCCGTTGTTATGACCACTCACGAGGCTTCTTTTGAAACGGTAAAGGCGGCAATTTCTGAGATTGATGAGCTTGATGTTATAGTGAAGCCAACATTCTTGTGTATGATAGAAGAGTAA
- a CDS encoding 7-carboxy-7-deazaguanine synthase QueE: MKVYEIFPSVQGEGADVGLVASFIRFAGCPLNCRYCDTREARVLREELSPEEIIRRLKSIGIPDIVVTGGEPLAQKGIADFLFKLSSAEWVRKIFVETSGVFFKSDIFTRKVYVNISPKPPSMGLTFSLKSVESFISDFADRVQIKFLVLTEEDLSWSLKFIRKHRNFFLEKGIVFQPIELPCEEYAVTVKRVIELIMREKFLISEFNVKVIPQIHKLVGIK, encoded by the coding sequence ATGAAAGTTTACGAGATATTTCCTTCCGTTCAGGGTGAGGGAGCCGATGTCGGGCTTGTTGCCTCTTTTATTCGCTTTGCCGGTTGTCCTTTAAATTGTCGTTACTGTGATACGCGGGAAGCTCGTGTTTTGAGGGAGGAACTTTCCCCTGAAGAGATAATTAGAAGACTTAAAAGCATAGGTATTCCTGATATTGTGGTTACCGGTGGAGAGCCTCTCGCACAGAAGGGAATAGCTGATTTCCTGTTTAAACTCTCTTCTGCAGAATGGGTCAGGAAAATTTTTGTTGAGACCAGCGGTGTGTTTTTTAAGTCCGACATATTTACTCGAAAGGTTTATGTGAACATTTCACCAAAACCGCCGTCCATGGGTTTAACCTTTTCTCTAAAGTCTGTTGAAAGTTTCATTTCAGATTTTGCCGACAGGGTGCAGATTAAATTTTTGGTTCTCACCGAAGAGGATTTATCCTGGTCTCTTAAGTTTATACGAAAGCATAGAAACTTTTTCTTAGAAAAAGGTATTGTATTTCAACCGATAGAACTTCCCTGTGAAGAGTATGCTGTTACGGTTAAAAGAGTGATAGAGCTTATTATGAGAGAAAAATTCCTGATTTCAGAGTTTAACGTTAAGGTTATTCCTCAGATTCACAAGCTGGTGGGAATAAAATGA
- a CDS encoding glycosyltransferase N-terminal domain-containing protein, translating into MRCGLFLYNFLYSFSLPVLLTAAKIISKKRGGFSVKRRFSSFPSNIDGRDTWIHCASIGEVNSARPLIERLRDRAVVTTFTDYGADRASKIFPDVPVHVIPPDVKPFTDYFVKRLGVKKLLIYETEVWPSLLTSALEQGVEIYFVSGKITERSFSLYKRFSFLLSDIFRSSVFLARTQEDAEKAQKLGFFDVKVVGDLKFDSVRAPEPVEVSIGSRYPIVVWGSTHEGEEELAGEVHRKLKKLFPEILTVVVPRHIGRAENLISLLPGRSVLRTQSAKVPSDVDFYIVDTVGELPGFYSIADVAVIGGTFNERIGGHNPLEPMVSAIPVIVGPYYSHFRDVISKVKECIIFASSENLFDKISLLLNNDEFRYRIGLCGKKLLEREKGVTERILKEVFA; encoded by the coding sequence ATGAGATGTGGTCTTTTTCTTTATAACTTTCTTTACAGTTTTTCTCTTCCAGTTCTTTTAACAGCAGCTAAAATTATTTCTAAAAAGAGGGGCGGTTTTTCTGTTAAGAGACGTTTTTCTTCTTTCCCGTCTAACATTGATGGCAGGGATACCTGGATTCACTGTGCAAGTATCGGTGAGGTCAATTCGGCAAGGCCTCTTATAGAGCGATTGAGGGATAGGGCAGTTGTCACAACCTTTACCGATTATGGTGCAGATAGGGCTTCAAAAATTTTTCCGGATGTTCCTGTCCATGTGATTCCCCCGGACGTTAAGCCTTTTACAGACTATTTTGTTAAGCGACTTGGCGTGAAAAAGTTGCTAATTTATGAAACTGAAGTGTGGCCTTCCCTTTTAACTTCAGCCCTTGAACAGGGGGTAGAGATCTACTTTGTTAGCGGAAAGATAACGGAAAGAAGCTTTTCTCTCTATAAACGGTTTTCGTTTCTTTTAAGTGATATTTTCAGGTCTTCTGTTTTTCTTGCCAGAACGCAGGAAGATGCTGAAAAAGCACAAAAACTTGGATTTTTTGATGTTAAAGTTGTTGGAGATTTAAAGTTTGATAGTGTAAGGGCGCCTGAGCCTGTTGAAGTCAGTATAGGAAGTCGGTATCCCATTGTTGTCTGGGGAAGTACACACGAAGGTGAGGAGGAGCTTGCAGGAGAGGTTCACAGGAAATTAAAAAAATTGTTTCCAGAGATTTTAACGGTTGTTGTGCCAAGACACATTGGAAGAGCTGAAAACCTTATATCGCTTCTTCCCGGAAGATCTGTTTTAAGGACACAGTCTGCTAAAGTACCGTCTGATGTGGACTTTTACATTGTGGATACCGTTGGTGAGCTTCCCGGTTTTTACAGTATTGCCGATGTTGCCGTTATAGGTGGAACATTTAATGAGAGGATTGGCGGGCACAATCCTTTAGAGCCTATGGTTTCCGCCATTCCTGTTATTGTAGGACCTTACTATTCCCACTTTCGTGATGTGATTTCAAAAGTTAAGGAATGTATTATCTTTGCATCTTCTGAAAATCTTTTTGATAAAATTAGCCTGTTGCTTAATAACGATGAGTTTAGATATCGCATTGGCCTTTGTGGTAAAAAGCTTTTAGAAAGAGAAAAAGGCGTTACTGAAAGAATTTTGAAAGAGGTTTTTGCTTGA
- the lpxK gene encoding tetraacyldisaccharide 4'-kinase, with amino-acid sequence MRLEEIRRKVFKREKGWILLYPVFYILSRIYCFISSARADLYRNGILTKVVPPIPVISVGNIVAGGAGKTPLVEFIYRMLEDIGFSPVIVMRGYGGSERGPLFASENADRFGDEAAIFVRRGFRVVVSKDRLKGIDFAVEKGANIAVLDDGFQQLKIEATVNIVVVDPFNPFGGNHCLPLGTLREPVSALERAHCFVLSRSNLASVEKVNSIELYLKTFRKPVFRAHQMFKNWLDENFSETSPPPKDINAFCGIGNPEQFVEMLKVEGFDVERVFAFPDHYVYTDDDIEKLRKYPNLVTTEKDAVKLKGRLPFKFPVLNVEVFGLKEFIVNRIKNVEKHEEKDEQKAFLPDGVSASQIAEGKVFKEIFP; translated from the coding sequence TTGAGGCTTGAGGAAATCAGAAGAAAGGTTTTTAAAAGAGAAAAAGGATGGATTTTACTGTATCCTGTTTTCTATATCCTGTCCAGGATTTACTGTTTTATCTCTTCCGCAAGGGCAGATCTTTACCGGAACGGAATTTTAACAAAAGTCGTTCCACCAATTCCCGTTATATCTGTTGGAAACATAGTTGCCGGCGGTGCGGGAAAAACACCCCTCGTGGAGTTCATATACAGAATGCTTGAGGATATTGGCTTTTCCCCTGTAATTGTTATGAGGGGGTACGGCGGCAGCGAGAGGGGTCCTCTGTTTGCCTCTGAAAATGCCGATAGGTTTGGTGATGAAGCGGCAATCTTTGTTAGGAGAGGTTTTAGAGTAGTTGTCAGCAAGGATAGATTAAAAGGGATAGATTTTGCCGTCGAGAAAGGTGCCAATATTGCTGTTCTTGATGATGGATTTCAGCAGTTAAAAATAGAAGCCACTGTTAATATTGTTGTCGTTGATCCTTTTAATCCGTTCGGCGGCAATCACTGTCTTCCTCTTGGCACGTTGAGGGAACCGGTTTCGGCCCTTGAAAGGGCACACTGTTTTGTTCTTTCCCGGTCAAATCTTGCTTCCGTTGAAAAGGTGAACTCAATTGAGCTTTATTTAAAGACTTTTAGAAAACCTGTTTTCAGAGCCCATCAAATGTTCAAAAACTGGCTGGATGAGAATTTTTCAGAAACATCACCGCCGCCAAAGGATATTAACGCTTTCTGCGGTATAGGAAATCCTGAGCAGTTTGTTGAAATGCTTAAAGTCGAAGGATTTGATGTTGAAAGAGTCTTTGCTTTTCCTGACCATTATGTTTATACCGATGATGATATTGAAAAATTACGTAAATATCCTAACCTTGTTACGACGGAAAAGGATGCTGTAAAGCTAAAGGGAAGGTTGCCTTTCAAGTTTCCCGTCTTAAATGTTGAGGTTTTCGGGCTTAAGGAGTTTATCGTTAACAGGATTAAGAACGTTGAAAAGCATGAGGAAAAGGATGAACAAAAAGCTTTCTTACCGGATGGAGTATCTGCTTCTCAGATTGCTGAAGGAAAAGTTTTTAAGGAAATTTTCCCGTGA
- a CDS encoding lysophospholipid acyltransferase family protein: MNKKLSYRMEYLLLRLLKEKFLRKFSRDRALSIADSLASFFYSYPRVKKVSEENLRFVGMPVSVGKEAFKTFVKCSVDFFRSENYSFKFLDSILSLRKESTISMDELIALDGGILLTAHIGNWELLGGWFSHVSRGRLSVVAKPLKNLYVNEMVNTIRNHWNIKVIPTGNVIEIIKDLKRKRFIGILLDQRPKEKDGVLVRFLGRDTFVNKGAAVLSVKTGKPVIPAFCYMEPDNSYTFEVHKPIYPEGRSVEELTKVYSDWIEMAVKKRPEQWFWSHRRWSNSPEFKKWKEKNL; this comes from the coding sequence ATGAACAAAAAGCTTTCTTACCGGATGGAGTATCTGCTTCTCAGATTGCTGAAGGAAAAGTTTTTAAGGAAATTTTCCCGTGATAGAGCTTTAAGCATTGCAGATTCTTTGGCTTCTTTTTTCTATTCTTATCCCCGCGTCAAAAAGGTTTCAGAGGAGAATCTCAGGTTCGTGGGAATGCCAGTTTCTGTTGGGAAGGAAGCTTTTAAAACCTTCGTAAAGTGCAGTGTTGACTTTTTCCGTTCCGAAAACTATTCGTTTAAGTTTCTTGATTCTATTCTTTCTTTGAGAAAGGAGAGCACCATCTCTATGGATGAACTTATCGCCCTTGATGGTGGAATACTTCTTACCGCCCATATTGGCAATTGGGAGCTTCTTGGTGGCTGGTTTTCCCACGTTAGCAGGGGAAGATTGTCAGTCGTTGCCAAGCCTTTAAAAAACCTTTATGTGAATGAGATGGTAAACACCATAAGAAACCACTGGAACATAAAGGTTATTCCTACTGGAAATGTCATTGAAATAATAAAGGATTTAAAAAGGAAGCGCTTTATAGGTATTTTGCTTGACCAACGTCCAAAGGAAAAGGACGGTGTGCTTGTTAGGTTTTTAGGGAGAGACACCTTTGTTAATAAAGGTGCAGCTGTTTTAAGCGTTAAAACCGGTAAGCCTGTAATTCCAGCCTTTTGCTATATGGAGCCGGATAACAGTTATACGTTTGAGGTACATAAACCTATTTATCCAGAAGGTAGAAGTGTTGAGGAGCTTACGAAAGTTTATTCGGATTGGATAGAGATGGCGGTTAAAAAGAGGCCAGAGCAGTGGTTCTGGAGCCATAGAAGATGGAGCAATTCGCCGGAGTTTAAAAAATGGAAAGAGAAAAACCTCTGA
- the miaA gene encoding tRNA (adenosine(37)-N6)-dimethylallyltransferase MiaA, with protein MEREKPLIVITGPTAAGKTDFSIKLAKAIGGEIISADSMQVYRELDIGTDKISRDKMDGIPHYLIDVLRPDEYFSVADFVREADKAIREIRSRGKFPLIVGGTGFYIRALLFGLSPVPSADEKVRKKLSKFSTEELYSRLKKIDPEYALKIHSTDRKRIVRALEVYELTGKPLSSFKLPEKPRYDFYGYFLYRNRDELYRRINDRVDSQIERGLIEEAKKLLSYGKDITAFQALGYKEMLPYIEGKVSLEEAVRNLKRRTRQFAKRQFTWFRKEKGFKWINLSEVQEEEVINIIKSDLNKGGAL; from the coding sequence ATGGAAAGAGAAAAACCTCTGATTGTTATAACGGGACCGACCGCTGCAGGAAAGACCGATTTCTCTATAAAGCTTGCAAAGGCTATTGGTGGAGAGATAATCAGTGCCGATTCTATGCAGGTTTACAGAGAGCTTGATATCGGGACAGATAAGATTTCAAGGGACAAGATGGATGGCATTCCCCATTACCTTATAGATGTTCTCCGCCCCGATGAGTATTTTTCTGTTGCGGACTTTGTGAGGGAGGCTGATAAGGCCATAAGGGAAATAAGGTCAAGGGGGAAGTTTCCGTTGATTGTTGGAGGCACTGGATTTTATATACGGGCGCTTCTTTTCGGTCTTTCACCTGTTCCTTCGGCAGATGAAAAGGTGAGAAAGAAGCTGAGTAAATTTTCAACGGAGGAACTTTACAGCCGTTTAAAGAAGATAGACCCTGAATATGCTTTAAAAATTCACAGCACCGACAGGAAGCGGATTGTAAGGGCTTTGGAGGTTTACGAACTTACAGGGAAACCCCTTTCATCGTTTAAACTTCCAGAAAAGCCTCGTTACGACTTTTACGGTTATTTTCTCTACCGTAACAGGGACGAACTTTACAGGCGGATAAATGACAGGGTTGATTCCCAGATTGAGAGGGGACTTATTGAAGAGGCTAAAAAGTTACTCTCTTATGGAAAAGATATAACTGCTTTTCAGGCTCTTGGCTATAAAGAGATGTTGCCCTATATTGAAGGAAAAGTTTCGCTTGAAGAAGCTGTCAGGAATCTTAAAAGGCGGACGCGGCAGTTTGCAAAGAGACAGTTTACCTGGTTCAGAAAAGAGAAAGGCTTTAAATGGATTAATCTTTCTGAAGTGCAGGAAGAAGAAGTAATTAATATCATAAAGAGTGATTTAAATAAGGGAGGCGCTTTATGA
- the hfq gene encoding RNA chaperone Hfq: MNAVKVQDAFLNRLRKERIPVSVFLARGTRLQGVITYFDQFTIILEEGDSQQLVYKHSIATIVPSRPVKNLF; this comes from the coding sequence ATGAATGCCGTTAAGGTTCAGGATGCTTTTTTAAACAGGTTAAGGAAAGAGAGAATTCCGGTAAGTGTTTTCCTTGCCAGGGGAACGAGACTACAGGGTGTTATCACCTACTTTGATCAGTTTACCATTATTCTTGAAGAAGGGGACAGTCAGCAACTTGTTTATAAACATTCAATTGCAACGATAGTACCATCAAGACCCGTTAAAAATCTCTTTTAA